A region from the Ictalurus punctatus breed USDA103 chromosome 25, Coco_2.0, whole genome shotgun sequence genome encodes:
- the tdrd6 gene encoding tudor domain-containing 6 isoform X1 has translation MCSIPGLPSPGSNVTVFITRINVSRLCVLVEFWGNFVQDQKLAYQQMKKEIQYPKEVFHEGEGKPGDLCLIRVYETWYRARIVSRNDTYYTVFLIDEGRTLQAHISLLAWGQTDFFSLPPEVELCILSNVLPLSLENRWSELALEYMKSFCGRTVTAYVLDFSIPQCAFLLDIPCLSRQMYEMGFAKKLSNDEFKDFVSRSLQSDAGSVEPLRTASVGCKPLEQTKTQLCYMYPKLEAETIETVLVTEVKNPLRVFCQLKVFSQELKKLREQITQHYERTVESHFARPENLGAPCASRGDDGKWYRSVLLQVMSTNSVVEVLHVDYGKKQFVQVEHVRPLAPEFVRMPVVTYICSLHGVIDRGDGWTVSQIDYLKSLLLNRTVIAKFEYQSLSEGVHYVTLYGHENKNLNKLFGSREKCLIGSRCLKDDTMHKIGMSRRCQASVKCETQGTQDLKGIFTESLLPNTDHVAVVQHVDSPSKFWIQTQKYAAEFDLLMDGLTEMCSDLTRARGLIIKPVAGRLCVAKAKDDVFYRAAICEVFETKAEVFFLDYGNKELVDCSNLRELPLSYQNLPALAVKCALYGVQPRSEEWDLNATLFFAKAVVDKVLDVHILAKSQDTHVVQVIDSMSDGEKDFSKLLCSAGFADMDKPVITPHTKAVQTSDVFTTSAVSQSSNSPAVTSAFTEYLIPVGSSFDVTVSYIENPNDFWCQKANDAKCLKLLMQDLQRYYANSEFQPPLEAACVARHPKNRMWYRALVVQKHQASNVTVLFVDYGETRSVPIYDLRRIDPEFLKLKGQAFRCCLYNLNSPVSRSTLVWSPDATLQFQEFVDKAASMGVVLKCTVYAMMCDTQNVVFNVVDLESPFQSICRLLAQRGLADHAPKKGALPSLRLDTYYYSSHSIRTGSEEVVSITCVKSVNQFFCHPQRNLVQIDALADNVNRLCSQLQSINCPKIFGNVCFAKYTDGLWYRGQLKSKKPSVVVHFVDYGDTQQVEKSDVLPVPLEVAEIMAIPVQAVECGLSDVPEKVPSEVNSWFESFVTDRQLKALVVSKEPSGKLIVELYDGKTPVNAIIREKFHIEAERNEQITVKGLEVKDQFQSCAERRKVAQWIPEKHWRSQKSADSEESAGKFPDGGTKRIAPIKLKHSVFHRETLSEFENAKPGVLKQAELPVKVVEPGLEAEVFISHCNSPLSFFVQLVTDESEIWSLVEKLNAGQPKHIPVNPGDLCEGDLVSAEYPEDNCWYRAVVRNVPVGVTADVEFIDFGNTAEVSLSKICFLDKVFSQPRYSIHCSLTGVVKVDRDAASNFKMAIKKNADGFLCKFIQQSGSVWEVKLEVNGEPLGSAFSKDTNVITATGAPKSPDTDFNLCAYKNPEIWTGQVIAVYASVITGPQLFWCQYAETEKLQEISDIIQKIGSNLGSGPLSIETLPIESGCIALFDEDRLWYRAKVTSAEKDTLSVLFVDYGNESKVKMCDIRPLPFEVSDLPPQAFACQLDGFNVLDGSWDDKAADQFYELINDQLLKVTVVKLSSSCDVVTPHFVQLECDDLIINDAMKKCWTQNSKRTSFELATSATVCDSTNVPETSAPCVAEPIEGPKDPLFIATENLHSGTCISPPKLQVECDGLTEHAEQAGPTEMLDKRNVAVSERFSLDEDRYLTSADMEKPENYGRSVGVKDTNINVGIHPVHPVDVLRECLLDSTDVMREGAFTGSVEYTDENQVETACPEGQSCDEVCEKVHGLVSEHDENKTGSDHEIIKSALGNVRRAAESGAVRSECAIWPREQALKISDDSTSAEKETAHEAVTCSASPDRSVIGSYEEMDEEPSAGMDLVSDEQVNLTRDKELDSCLGHLVAESEKTAMEIEPKLEQNVCSAMTVQVQTEETSPPAEEQRERVTKTCEQVDELMGFIPAMPLEKDQETEAEADLDTFGVTSPEKHKKRDQRNPIPGQPDRRSHTEPQDKEHDCCLGDLVAESEQPVQDDVTPGPDSGLDAPQETSKMFVADISVEQSEPAMEMNPTLELAEDLCCAVKVQVQPVEEAEETSPPVEEQRERVTKTCEQVDELMGFIPAMPLEKDQETEAEADLDTFGVTSPEKALDVDLAADPDFPAVIDNIIDFVSETEQGSDITSDTIQGSMVETERLAADTASSDLQKPADELRASTVTHLSVKIEDTSDDIIFVTEWQVSPAGASEPGSKE, from the exons ATGTGTTCAATTCCTGGGCTCCCGTCACCTGGCTCAAACGTGACCGTGTTCATTACCAGAATAAACGTGAGCCGTCTCTGTGTTCTGGTAGAGTTTTGGGGTAATTTTGTCCAGGATCAGAAACTTGCATATcaacaaatgaaaaaagagaTTCAGTACCCCAAAGAAGTATTTCATGAAGGAGAAGGGAAGCCTGGTGATCTCTGTCTTATACGGGTCTATGAAACATGGTACAGAGCTCGTATAGTGTCAAGAAATGATACTTACTacacagtatttctcattgatGAAGGCAGAACACTTCAGGCTCATATCAGCCTTTTGGCATGGGGCCAAACTGACTTTTTCAGCCTACCTCCTGAAGTTGAATTGTGCATTCTTTCCAATGTCCTGCCATTGTCTCTTGAAAATAGATGGTCAGAATTGGCCTTGGAGTACATGAAATCATTCTGTGGGAGAACAGTAACTGCCTATGTTCTGGATTTTTCCATCCCTCAGTGTGCATTTCTACTTGATATTCCATGTCTGTCTAGGCAAATGTACGAGATGGGATTTGCAAAGAAATTGTCAAATGACGAGTTCAAAGACTTTGTTTCAAGGTCTTTACAGTCTGATGCTGGGTCTGTAGAGCCGTTGAGGACTGCATCCGTCGGATGTAAACCACTTGAACAAACCAAGACACAGCTGTGTTACATGTATCCGAAGCTAGAAGCTGAAACCATCGAGACTGTGCTAGTCACAGAGGTAAAAAATCCCCTACGTGTCTTCTGTCAGCTAAAGGTTTTCTCCCAGGAACTCAAGAAACTGAGAGAGCAGATAACTCAGCATTATGAAAGAACAGTTGAATCTCATTTTGCAAGACCTGAGAACTTGGGGGCTCCTTGTGCATCAAGAGGAGATGATGGAAAGTGGTATCGCTCTGTTTTGCTGCAGGTCATGTCCACCAACAGTGTAGTTGAAGTGTTGCATGTGGATTATGGGAAGAAACAATTTGTTCAAGTAGAGCATGTTCGACCACTGGCCCCAGAATTCGTCAGAATGCCTGTTGTGACTTATATTTGCTCTCTGCATGGAGTTATTGATCGAGGAGATGGTTGGACAGTTTCACAGATTGATTATCTGAAATCCTTACTGCTTAACAGAACCGTTATAGCCAAATTCGAGTATCAAAGCCTCTCGGAGGGTGTCCACTACGTCACACTGTATggacatgaaaacaaaaatctaaacaaattaTTTGGCTCCAGAGAGAAGTGCTTAATAGGTTCGAGGTGCCTTAAAGATGATACCATGCACAAGATTGGAATGAGTCGGAGGTGCCAGGCTTCAGTTAAATGTGAGACACAAGGAACCCAGGATTTGAAAGGGATTTTCACAGAAAGTCTCTTACCTAATACCGATCATGTGGCTGTTGTGCAGCATGTTGATAGCCCCTCAAAGTTTTGGATCCAGACACAGAAATATGCTGCTGAGTTTGACCTGCTAATGGATGGCCTGACGGAGATGTGTAGTGATCTGACCAGAGCCAGAGGACTGATTATAAAGCCTGTAGCTGGTCGACTTTGTGTGGCCAAAGCCAAAGATGATGTGTTCTACAGGGCTGCTATTTGTGAAGTCTTTGAGACGAAGGCAGAGGTTTTCTTCCTTGATTATGGAAACAAAGAATTGGTTGATTGTAGTAACCTTCGCGAGTTGCCCCTCAGTTATCAAAACCTACCAGCCTTGGCAGTTAAGTGTGCTCTTTACGGTGTTCAACCCAGAAGTGAAGAATGGGATCTAAATGCCACATTATTCTTTGCTAAAGCTGTTGTGGACAAAGTCCTTGATGTACATATACTTGCAAAGTCCCAAGACACACATGTTGTCCAGGTCATTGATTCTATGTCTGATGGAGAAAAAGATTTTTCAAAGCTGCTCTGTAGTGCAGGTTTTGCCGATATGGATAAACCTGTGATCACACCACACACTAAAGCGGTACAGACTTCTGACGTGTTCACGACGAGTGCTGTTTCACAGTCATCCAATTCGCCTGCTGTAACGTCTGCTTTCACGGAGTACCTGATTCCAGTTGGAAGCTCATTTGACGTTACGGTATCCTACATCGAGAATCCGAATGACTTTTGGTGCCAGAAAGCTAATGATGCAAAATGCCTGAAACTGCTAATGCAAGATCTTCAGAGGTACTATGCAAACTCTGAATTTCAGCCTCCTTTGGAAGCTGCCTGTGTTGCTCGTCACCCTAAAAATAGAATGTGGTATCGAGCGTTGGTCGTCCAAAAGCACCAGGCTTCTAATGTAACCGTACTCTTTGTCGATTATGGGGAAACGAGGAGCGTTCCCATTTACGACCTTCGCCGCATTGATCCAGAATTCCTTAAGTTGAAAGGACAAGCTTTCCGATGCTGCTTGTATAACTTGAACTCTCCGGTCTCTCGTTCCACTTTAGTATGGAGTCCGGATGCTACGTTGCAGTTTCAAGAGTTTGTGGACAAGGCAGCCTCAATGGGTGTGGTGTTGAAATGTACTGTGTATGCCATGATGTGCGACACTCAGAATGTGGTGTTTAATGTAGTGGATTTAGAGAGTCCATTCCAAAGCATCTGCAGACTTCTTGCCCAGAGAGGTCTGGCTGACCATGCACCTAAAAAGGGAGCTCTGCCATCTTTAAGGCTAGATACATACTACTACTCTTCACACAGCATCAGAACTGGGTCCGAAGAAGTTGTAAGCATCACCTGTGTGAAAAGTGTCAACCAATTCTTTTGTCATCCGCAAAGAAACTTGGTGCAGATTGATGCACTTGCAGATAATGTCAACAGATTATGCAGTCAGTTACAGAGCATTAACTGTCCCAAAATCTTTGGAAATGTTTGCTTTGCAAAATATACTGATGGACTGTGGTACAGAGGACAACTTAAATCTAAAAAGCCTTCGGTTGTAGTCCACTTTGTGGATTATGGTGACACACAGCAAGTTGAGAAATCAGATGTCCTACCAGTTCCACTTGAAGTTGCTGAAATTATGGCGATACCTGTGCAAGCAGTTGAGTGTGGGCTTTCTGATGTGCCCGAAAAGGTTCCAAGTGAAGTGAATAGCTGGTTTGAAAGTTTTGTGACAGATCGCCAGCTCAAAGCCTTGGTAGTATCCAAAGAACCATCTGGTAAATTAATTGTTGAGCTATATGATGGGAAAACTCCAGTAAATGCAATAATCAGAGAGAAATTTCACATTGAAGCCGAGAGAAACGAGCAAATTACTGTAAAAGGACTTGAAGTCAAGGATCAATTTCAGTCATGTGCTGAAAGACGAAAAGTAGCGCAGTGGATTCCAGAGAAACACTGGAGATCTCAGAAAAGTGCTGACTCGGAAGAAAGCGCAGGAAAATTTCCTGACGGGGGCACGAAAAGAATCGCCCCAATAAAGTTGAAGCACAGTGTTTTTCACAGAGAAACTCTTAGtgaatttgaaaatgccaaacCCGGTGTCCTTAAACAAGCCGAGCTCCCTGTTAAAGTAGTCGAGCCAGGTCTGGAAGCTGAAGTGTTCATCTCACATTGCAATAGTCCTTTAAGCTTCTTTGTCCAGTTGGTAACGGATGAAAGTGAAATTTGGTCTCTGGTGGAAAAGTTGAATGCTGGTCAGCCAAAGCACATACCTGTTAACCCTGGTGATCTCTGTGAAGGTGACTTGGTTAGTGCAGAGTACCCTGAAGATAACTGTTGGTACCGTGCAGTTGTGAGAAATGTGCCCGTCGGTGTCACGGCTGATGTCGAATTCATTGACTTCGGAAACACCGCTGAAGTTTCACTCTCAAAAATATGCTTTCTGGACAAAGTGTTCTCCCAGCCAAGGTACAGCATTCATTGCTCACTGACTGGAGTGGTAAAAGTCGACCGTGACGCGGCCTCGAATTTCAAAatggcaattaaaaaaaatgctgatggatttttatgtaaatttatCCAGCAGTCAGGTTCTGTATGGGAGGTCAAACTTGAGGTCAATGGTGAGCCGTTGGGATCTGCTTTCTCCAAAGATACAAATGTCATAACTGCAACAGGTGCACCCAAGAGCCCAGATACTGACTTCAATCTGTGTGCTTATAAGAATCCTGAGATATGGACTGGACAGGTAATTGCTGTATATGCCTCAGTCATTACTGGGCCACAGCTTTTCTGGTGTCAGTATGCAGAGACAGAAAAGCTGCAGGAGATTTCTGATATAATCCAAAAGATTGGTAGTAATTTGGGAAGTGGCCCTTTGAGTATAGAAACCCTACCGATTGAAAGCGGATGCATTGCCCTTTTCGATGAGGACCGACTATGGTATCGCGCCAAGGTGACTTCAGCTGAAAAGGACACACTCTCTGTTCTGTTTGTTGACTATGGAAACGAATCAAAAGTTAAAATGTGCGACATTAGACCACTGCCATTTGAGGTATCCGATTTACCTCCTCAGGCGTTTGCTTGTCAGCTcgatggttttaatgttttggatggGTCCTGGGACGACAAGGCAGCTGATCAGTTCTATGAGCTAATCAATGACCAACTCTTGAAAGTCACAGTTGTGAAATTGTCCAGTTCATGCGATGTGGTGACTCCTCATTTTGTTCAGCTGGAATGTGACGATCTTATCATCAATGATGCAATGAAAAAATGTTGGACTCAGAATAGCAAGAGGACATCATTTGAACTAGCAACTTCTGCAACGGTCTGTGATTCGACTAATGTGCCTGAAACGTCTGCTCCATGTGTAGCTGAACCTATAGAAGGGCCCAAGGACCCCCTTTTTATAGCCACGGAGAATCTGCACAGTGGCACTTGCATTTCTCCTCCCAAATTGCAGGTAGAATGCGATGGTCTGACTGAGCATGCGGAGCAAGCTGGACCCACAGAGATGCTGGATAAAAGAAATGTTGCTGTGAGTGAGAGATTTTCTCTAGATGAAGATCGCTACTTGACGTCAGCAGACATGGAAAAGCCTGAGAATTATGGCAGAAGTGTCGGTGTAAAGgatacaaatataaatgtagGCATTCATCCAGTTCACCCTGTGGATGTTCTCAGGGAGTGCCTGTTAGACTCCACAGACGTTATGCGTGAAGGAGCATTCACAGGTTCTGTGGAGTATACTGATGAGAACCAAGTGGAAACTGCATGTCCAGAAGGTCAGTCTTGTGATGAGGTCTGCGAAAAAGTGCATGGATTGGTTTCAGAACACGATGAGAATAAGACTGGGTCTGATCATGAGATCATTAAATCAG CCTTGGGAAACGTAAGAAGGGCTGCAGAAAGTGGTGCAGTCAGGTCAGAATGTGCGATCTGGCCCCGAGAACAAGCTTTAAAGATTTCTGATGATTCCACCTCG GCTGAAAAGGAAACGGCGCACGAAGCCGTGACCTGTTCTGCTTCTCCAGATCGTTCTG TCATAGGTAGTTATGAAGAGATGGATGAAGAACCTAGTGCTGGGATGGATCTGGTGAGTGATGAACAGGTAAACTTG ACTCGAGACAAAGAGCTGGACTCCTGTTTAGGTCACTTGGTGGCAGAATCTGAAA AAACAGCCATGGAGATTGAGCCAAAACTAGAACAGAACGTATGCAGTGCTATGACCGTCCAG GTACAAACTGAGGAGACGAGTCCTCCAGCAGAGGAACAGAGAG AACGTGTGACGAAGACGTGTGAGCAGGTAGATGAGCTGATGGGATTCATACCTGCGATGCCACTGGAGAAG GACCAGGAGACGGAAGCTGAAGCGGATCTGGATACCTTCGGCGTAACGTCACCGGAGAAG cACAAAAAAAGGGACCAGAGAAACCCCATACCCGGTCAACCTGACAGAAGGAGCCACACCGAG CCTCAAGATAAAGAGCACGACTGCTGCTTAGGTGACTTGGTGGCAGAGTCTGAAC AACCTGTGCAAGATGATGTGACTCCAGGTCCAGATTCAGGTCTCGATGCTCCTCAGGAAACG agcAAAATGTTTGTTGCAGATATTTCAGTTGAGCAAAGTG AACCTGCCATGGAAATGAATCCGACACTAGAATTAGCAGAAGATTTATGCTGTGCTGTGAAAGTCCAG GTACAACCTGTGGAAGAAGCTGAGGAGACGAGTCCTCCAGTAGAAGAACAGAGAG AACGTGTGACTAAGACGTGTGAGCAGGTAGATGAGCTGATGGGATTCATACCTGCGATGCCACTGGAGAAG GACCAGGAGACGGAAGCTGAAGCGGATCTGGATACCTTCGGCGTAACGTCACCGGAGAAG GCTCTGGATGTGGACCTTGCTGCTGATCCTGATTTCCCTGCTGTGATTG ATAACATTATTGACTTTGTGAGTGAGACCGAACAGGGCTCAGATATCACATCAGACACG ATTCAAGGCAGTATGGTGGAGACTGAACGTCTTGCTGCTGACACGGCCTCTTCTG ACTTGCAGAAACCAGCTGATGAGTTAAGAGCTTCCACGGTCACGCATCTGTCCGTTAAAATCGAGGACACGTCCGATGACATCATCTTCGTGACGGAGTGGCAGGTTTCCCCGGCCGGGGCGAGTGAGCCCGGTAGTAAAGAGTAG